In Rariglobus hedericola, the following proteins share a genomic window:
- a CDS encoding 2Fe-2S iron-sulfur cluster-binding protein, with translation MWTDLFTFNSSHPAQIVGWVIVGGIMVQVGCWAGGGVRRYVFDRRRIRLEQERLTLDIHAARLRIQSVELARSAWNGIRKFTVSQKVFECDDTYSFYLKPHDGKPLPSFKPGQYLTFQLTVPGSAKPVIRCYSLSDCARPTHYRVTIKRCPPPAGSSHPPGIGSSFFCDSIKEGDILDVKAPNGHFFLDLEKPRPVVLISGGVGVTPMVSMANALIEAGDNREIWFFFGARNSRDHMFKDYMAELVAKHPHARIHVCYSKPLPADVHGRDYHHESRVNVALFKELLPSNNYDYFLCGPGPFMESITDDLRAWGVPDSWVHYEAFGPASVKKAAPPEVKKSLNDAPVAGIEVTFSKSGITAIWDSAYDSLLDLAESRDIKIDAGCRAGNCGSCLVAVKSGEVEYLGGHGADAEKGSCLTCICKPKGKLVIDA, from the coding sequence ATGTGGACCGACCTTTTCACTTTTAATTCATCACACCCGGCCCAGATCGTCGGGTGGGTAATTGTGGGTGGTATCATGGTCCAAGTCGGCTGCTGGGCGGGTGGAGGTGTCCGCCGCTATGTTTTTGACCGCCGACGCATCCGTCTCGAACAGGAACGGCTCACGCTGGATATCCACGCGGCCCGTTTACGCATCCAATCCGTCGAGCTCGCGCGCTCCGCTTGGAATGGCATCCGTAAGTTCACCGTCAGCCAGAAGGTGTTCGAGTGCGATGACACCTACTCGTTTTATTTGAAGCCTCATGACGGGAAACCGCTGCCGTCATTCAAGCCGGGACAATACCTCACATTTCAACTCACCGTGCCGGGCTCGGCCAAGCCGGTCATCCGCTGTTATTCGCTCTCCGATTGCGCACGCCCGACGCACTACCGGGTCACCATCAAACGCTGCCCGCCCCCGGCTGGCTCTTCGCATCCGCCCGGCATCGGCTCGTCGTTTTTCTGCGATTCCATCAAGGAGGGCGACATCCTCGATGTGAAGGCCCCGAACGGCCACTTCTTCCTGGATCTCGAAAAACCGCGGCCTGTCGTGCTCATCTCCGGCGGCGTGGGCGTCACGCCGATGGTCAGCATGGCCAACGCGTTGATCGAGGCCGGCGACAACCGCGAGATCTGGTTCTTCTTCGGTGCGCGCAACAGCCGTGATCACATGTTCAAGGATTACATGGCGGAGCTCGTCGCCAAACACCCGCACGCCCGCATTCACGTGTGTTATTCGAAACCGCTGCCGGCCGATGTCCACGGACGCGATTACCATCACGAGAGCCGGGTGAACGTGGCCCTTTTCAAAGAGCTGCTTCCTTCCAACAACTACGATTATTTCCTGTGCGGCCCGGGTCCGTTCATGGAGAGCATCACCGACGATCTGCGCGCGTGGGGCGTGCCCGATTCCTGGGTTCACTACGAAGCGTTCGGTCCCGCATCGGTCAAAAAAGCCGCGCCGCCCGAAGTCAAAAAATCGCTCAATGATGCTCCGGTCGCCGGCATCGAAGTTACGTTTTCCAAATCGGGCATCACCGCGATCTGGGACTCGGCGTATGACTCACTTCTCGATCTGGCCGAGAGTCGCGACATCAAGATCGATGCCGGCTGCCGCGCCGGCAATTGCGGCTCCTGCCTCGTGGCGGTGAAGTCGGGAGAAGTTGAATACCTCGGCGGCCACGGTGCCGACGCAGAAAAAGGCTCCTGCCTCACGTGTATCTGCAAACCCAAGGGTAAACTCGTGATCGACGCCTGA
- a CDS encoding multiheme c-type cytochrome, translating to MLISTGLAAACLCNAEVTPPLIASDVFIHPSILGASSCATSGCHGGASEKSLQYAVWSQRDVHSRSFATLTTARSARMAEALNIPDPTVSTRCTTCHAPFHAVQVATPGLLAPDARVNEGVSCASCHGPAGDWLRSHTRTDYTHADKVAAGMKELGDLNARAGSCVACHQNIDTDLVVTGKHPRLIFELDGQTASQPRHWRETANYNGAQAWQVGQWVALREVSWAMLQQTASVDEIQRWQALVWLMQRAEGPDAVSAGVAGDARLAEPGPENYARARDIAARQARALATSFNSAQVSVLLRNLASTHAEFLDSKIASLQHAYRAERLVLALDRLLNALPAEKRSPDASARLTKLFAQVQSIPGFQPVEFSQSLDAFARTLR from the coding sequence ATGCTGATCTCAACAGGTTTGGCGGCCGCGTGCCTGTGCAACGCGGAGGTTACGCCGCCCCTGATCGCTTCGGATGTGTTCATTCACCCCTCGATTTTAGGTGCGAGTTCGTGCGCCACCAGTGGCTGCCACGGCGGTGCTTCGGAGAAGAGTCTTCAGTATGCGGTGTGGTCTCAGCGCGATGTGCACTCGCGGTCGTTTGCCACTCTTACCACCGCGCGTTCGGCGCGCATGGCGGAGGCCCTGAATATTCCTGACCCGACCGTGAGCACGCGGTGCACGACGTGCCATGCACCCTTTCACGCGGTGCAGGTGGCTACGCCCGGATTGCTGGCTCCCGATGCGCGCGTGAATGAAGGCGTTTCCTGTGCGAGTTGCCACGGACCGGCCGGCGACTGGCTGCGCAGCCATACGCGCACCGATTACACGCATGCCGACAAGGTCGCTGCAGGCATGAAGGAACTGGGCGATCTGAACGCACGAGCGGGCAGTTGCGTGGCGTGTCACCAGAATATAGATACCGATCTCGTAGTGACGGGAAAGCATCCGCGGTTGATTTTCGAGCTCGATGGACAGACCGCTTCGCAGCCGCGGCACTGGCGGGAGACGGCAAACTACAATGGTGCGCAAGCCTGGCAGGTCGGCCAGTGGGTCGCCTTGCGCGAAGTGAGCTGGGCGATGCTGCAGCAGACGGCATCTGTTGATGAGATTCAGCGCTGGCAGGCGCTGGTCTGGTTGATGCAACGCGCCGAAGGTCCGGATGCCGTTTCCGCGGGAGTGGCGGGCGATGCCCGTCTGGCTGAACCGGGACCGGAAAACTACGCGCGGGCCCGCGATATTGCCGCGCGGCAGGCGCGTGCGCTGGCGACATCGTTTAACTCCGCCCAAGTATCCGTGCTCCTGCGTAATCTCGCCTCCACGCATGCGGAATTTTTGGATTCGAAAATCGCCAGCCTGCAACACGCGTATCGCGCCGAGCGTCTGGTGCTGGCGCTGGACCGTTTGCTCAACGCGCTTCCGGCCGAAAAGCGTTCGCCCGATGCGTCGGCCCGTCTCACGAAACTCTTTGCCCAGGTCCAATCCATTCCCGGGTTTCAGCCGGTGGAATTTAGCCAGTCTCTCGATGCGTTTGCCCGGACACTGCGGTGA
- a CDS encoding GlcG/HbpS family heme-binding protein, whose amino-acid sequence MSRSRILCGVSTLIFSAAFSWMNAAQLSSADVERIYVQAADRAAESSMNSYVIALVDRDGRVLLVRRANGAGAVTATERAIAISKAGTAVFLSSNRHAFTTRTAGSIIQQNFPAGVLNRPPGPLVGVGFSNLALSDINFFRENDGVPNGTATPAGVLTPGSRILGTRLYASPGGVPLYVGGQLVAGIGVTGDGTETENASITGADGDEAVALAGQIGYGTGPELWGSNVFIDGIRVDYVASIARLASSSTSTLPPQPAPPAPVVWPVDVLGGVRGEVRALIKADPVPGLISGQPRLTAAEVRQVLALGAERTRLTRAGIRLPAGQGMQAFITVVNNPNQAGVPATVLGTFRTPDATIFSWDVSVQKARTAVFFSNATRAFSSRTVGFLAQTMYPPGINGTSAGPFNGLQERYSGPLLTGVGTPNANLPNGITIFPGGIPLYRNGVLIGAIGVSGDGIDQDDLVAASGTFGLQPAQAIRADETLYLGVRLPYAKFPRDSALETPVPAIAPGFPTFTALNFTEAELASGLITAPGVDTDGDGLSNLFEYAFGLDPRVADAAGAGPMISVNGSSRLEIVFRRVSAAIDLVYSVEVSTNLTTWTPIARSTGGGAVQNLGGAQSIVETGVGTLTVTVEDAVAVTGPGSRFLRLTVTRP is encoded by the coding sequence ATGTCTCGTTCACGAATTCTCTGCGGTGTTTCGACGCTGATTTTCAGCGCGGCTTTTTCGTGGATGAACGCGGCGCAGTTGTCCTCGGCGGATGTGGAGCGCATCTATGTGCAGGCGGCTGATCGTGCGGCGGAGTCGTCGATGAATTCCTACGTCATTGCCCTCGTTGACCGCGATGGACGCGTGCTGTTGGTGCGACGTGCCAATGGTGCCGGAGCAGTTACGGCCACGGAGCGGGCCATCGCGATTTCAAAGGCGGGCACGGCAGTTTTCCTGAGCAGTAATCGCCACGCCTTCACGACGCGCACGGCGGGAAGCATCATACAGCAAAACTTTCCGGCCGGGGTTTTGAACCGTCCGCCCGGGCCGTTGGTGGGAGTGGGTTTTTCCAATCTAGCGCTGTCGGACATTAATTTTTTCCGTGAAAACGATGGCGTGCCCAACGGCACGGCGACTCCGGCGGGCGTGCTGACACCGGGCAGCCGAATCCTGGGGACGCGACTGTATGCTTCGCCGGGTGGCGTGCCGCTGTATGTAGGCGGGCAATTGGTGGCCGGGATCGGCGTTACCGGTGATGGAACCGAGACGGAGAACGCGAGCATCACGGGCGCCGATGGCGACGAAGCGGTCGCGCTGGCGGGACAGATCGGTTACGGGACGGGCCCCGAGCTGTGGGGTTCAAATGTATTTATCGACGGGATACGCGTGGACTACGTGGCCAGCATTGCGCGACTGGCTTCGTCATCGACCAGCACGTTGCCGCCGCAACCCGCGCCGCCGGCGCCGGTCGTGTGGCCGGTTGATGTGTTGGGAGGAGTGCGCGGTGAAGTGCGCGCGTTGATCAAGGCTGATCCGGTGCCCGGACTGATCAGCGGCCAGCCGCGCCTGACGGCGGCGGAGGTTCGCCAAGTGCTCGCGCTGGGGGCTGAGCGCACCCGGCTCACGCGCGCGGGTATCCGTTTGCCCGCAGGGCAGGGAATGCAGGCCTTCATCACCGTGGTGAACAATCCCAACCAGGCGGGTGTTCCCGCAACGGTGCTGGGCACCTTTCGCACGCCGGATGCCACGATTTTCTCCTGGGACGTGTCGGTGCAAAAAGCGCGCACGGCGGTCTTTTTCTCGAATGCCACCCGCGCGTTCTCTTCTCGCACGGTGGGTTTTCTCGCCCAGACGATGTATCCGCCCGGTATCAACGGCACGTCGGCCGGCCCGTTCAACGGACTTCAAGAACGCTACTCGGGTCCGCTGTTGACGGGGGTGGGCACGCCGAATGCCAACCTGCCCAACGGCATCACGATCTTCCCCGGTGGCATCCCGCTTTATCGCAACGGGGTGCTGATCGGCGCGATCGGTGTCTCGGGTGATGGTATCGATCAAGACGATCTGGTGGCCGCTTCCGGCACGTTCGGGCTGCAGCCGGCCCAGGCGATCCGCGCCGATGAGACCTTGTATCTCGGCGTGCGATTGCCCTACGCCAAGTTCCCGCGTGATTCCGCACTGGAAACTCCGGTGCCGGCCATCGCGCCCGGTTTCCCGACGTTCACGGCGTTGAATTTCACCGAGGCGGAGCTTGCCAGCGGACTTATCACGGCGCCCGGGGTCGACACCGATGGCGACGGGTTGTCCAATTTATTTGAATACGCCTTCGGTCTCGATCCGCGCGTGGCCGACGCAGCCGGGGCGGGCCCGATGATTTCTGTGAATGGATCCAGCCGACTGGAGATCGTTTTCCGCCGCGTATCAGCGGCAATCGACTTGGTTTACAGTGTGGAGGTTTCGACGAACCTGACCACCTGGACGCCCATCGCGCGAAGCACCGGTGGTGGTGCCGTGCAAAATCTGGGTGGCGCCCAATCCATCGTGGAGACGGGAGTCGGCACGTTGACCGTGACGGTCGAGGATGCGGTCGCGGTGACAGGACCGGGCAGCCGCTTTTTGCGTCTGACGGTCACACGTCCTTGA
- a CDS encoding ABC transporter ATP-binding protein, translating to MLSVKNLSVCYGAINAVSDLSFEVPQGGIVTLLGGNGAGKTTTLRTISGLMRARGGHVTFAGEDITTLAPHAIVARGIGHVPEGRMVFANLTVAENLSLGAYLQRDSTDIARSLDYVFELFPRLKERLKQTAGTLSGGEQQMLAIGRALMGRPKFLMLDEPSLGIAPRLVRTIFEKIVEINRTQGITILLVEQNANLALEISSHGYVLETGRIAVAGTSRELREDPRLKAAYLGG from the coding sequence ATGCTCTCCGTCAAAAACCTCTCCGTCTGTTACGGCGCGATTAACGCCGTGAGCGACTTGTCCTTTGAGGTTCCCCAAGGCGGCATCGTCACCCTCCTCGGCGGCAACGGCGCGGGTAAAACCACCACCCTGCGCACCATCTCCGGACTGATGCGTGCACGCGGCGGACACGTCACTTTCGCCGGCGAAGACATCACCACGCTCGCTCCGCACGCCATCGTCGCCCGAGGCATCGGTCACGTGCCCGAGGGACGCATGGTTTTCGCCAATCTCACCGTCGCCGAAAATCTCTCGCTCGGCGCCTACCTGCAGCGCGACTCCACCGACATCGCCCGCAGCCTCGACTACGTTTTCGAACTCTTCCCCCGACTAAAAGAACGCCTCAAACAAACCGCCGGCACGCTCTCCGGCGGAGAACAACAGATGCTCGCCATCGGCCGCGCACTCATGGGCCGCCCGAAGTTTCTCATGCTCGACGAACCTTCGCTGGGTATCGCTCCGCGTCTCGTGCGCACGATTTTCGAGAAGATCGTCGAGATCAACCGCACCCAGGGCATCACGATTCTCCTCGTCGAACAGAACGCCAACCTCGCCCTCGAAATCTCCTCCCACGGCTACGTCCTGGAGACCGGCCGCATCGCCGTCGCCGGCACCAGCCGCGAACTGAGAGAAGACCCACGTCTCAAAGCCGCCTACCTCGGCGGATGA
- a CDS encoding ABC transporter ATP-binding protein, whose amino-acid sequence MPAPLLQLRQTTLRFGGLTAVNSIDLAIPVGSLSGLIGPNGAGKTTLFNLITGVYAPSSGGILFGDTDLAGHTSPEIAALGIARTFQNIRLFGRLSVFDNVRVACNLHRRAHPLQALIRLRAFRDDEAAITRRAEELLGIFNLLRFRDTPATSLPYGEQRRLEIVRALATQPRLLLLDEPAAGMNPSEKLELARLIQQIHARFNLTILLVEHSMKVVMGVCQHIAVLDHGVKIAEGTPAEIQKDPKVIEAYLGEEPVKLNAKS is encoded by the coding sequence ATGCCCGCTCCCCTGCTCCAACTCCGGCAGACCACCCTGCGCTTCGGCGGACTCACCGCGGTCAACAGCATCGATCTGGCCATCCCCGTAGGCTCGCTCTCGGGACTCATCGGCCCCAACGGCGCGGGCAAGACCACGCTCTTCAATCTCATCACCGGCGTTTACGCACCCTCCTCCGGTGGTATCCTTTTTGGCGATACCGATCTGGCCGGACACACCTCGCCCGAGATCGCCGCGCTCGGCATCGCCCGCACGTTTCAAAATATCCGCCTCTTTGGCCGCCTCAGCGTCTTCGACAACGTCCGTGTCGCCTGCAACCTCCACCGCCGCGCCCATCCGCTCCAGGCCCTCATCCGCCTCCGCGCTTTCCGCGACGATGAAGCCGCCATCACCCGCCGCGCCGAGGAATTGCTAGGGATTTTCAACCTCCTCCGCTTCCGCGACACCCCCGCCACCAGCCTGCCCTACGGCGAACAACGCCGCCTCGAAATCGTCCGCGCCCTCGCCACCCAGCCGCGCCTCCTCCTTCTCGACGAACCCGCCGCCGGCATGAACCCGAGCGAAAAACTCGAACTCGCCCGCCTGATTCAGCAGATCCACGCCCGGTTCAACCTCACGATCCTCCTCGTCGAACACTCGATGAAAGTCGTGATGGGCGTCTGCCAGCACATCGCCGTCCTGGACCACGGCGTAAAAATCGCCGAAGGCACCCCCGCCGAAATCCAAAAAGACCCCAAAGTCATCGAAGCATATCTGGGCGAGGAGCCGGTAAAGTTGAACGCTAAGAGTTGA